A region from the Aegilops tauschii subsp. strangulata cultivar AL8/78 chromosome 5, Aet v6.0, whole genome shotgun sequence genome encodes:
- the LOC109783771 gene encoding F-box/FBD/LRR-repeat protein At1g13570: MEARGPIPKRTKFTAPKIQEVLPSREALEAPGHGPPPSAHNQQPPPGAGEDEGSADRISNLPDTILGEIVSRLPTNQGARTQILAPRWRHIWSSAPLTIDCEGLPADNEVLAGIVSRTVSTHPPPCHRFCVPSCFLGDRASTVDKWLRTPALDNLQELEFWFKPYYRPQPLQHPPPSSMFRFSATLCVATIGNCNLPDSTVQGLHFPLLKQLGLELVSISECSLHSLIASCPAVECLLISHGFGFCCLRINSLTLRSFAVKNYRKGNDQLKELVVENAPCLQSLLHLDFDYGLHISVVSAPKLETLGCLSDGFYISKPDDLSRFVFGSTVIQGLRVDRLTTVVHAVKNLAVNMKILSLDTIIELMRCFPCLEKIYIESESKKEKNVRGRKHRNLTKCPNIRLKTIVFECYEGIKSDIEFASFFVLNATVLELMKLQIRARDYNEQFLAEQRRKLQLVNKASRGARFHFTTDKCARGVWDVHHVRDLDLTDPFVC, translated from the exons ATGGAGGCGCGCGGTCCTATTCCGAAGAGGACGAAATTTACGGCGCCCAAGATCCAAGAGGTGCTGCCGTCCCGGGAGGCTTTGGAAGCCCCCGGCCACGGACCACCCCCCTCCGCCCACAACCAACAACCGCCGCCCGGAGCGGGCGAGGATGAAGGAAGCGCCGACCGCATCAGCAACCTCCCCGACACCATCCTCGGCGAGATCGTCTCCCGCCTCCCCACCAACCAAGGCGCTCGCACCCAGATCCTCGCGCCCCGGTGGCGCCACATCTGGAGCTCCGCGCCTCTTACCATCGACTGCGAAGGCCTCCCCGCCGATAACGAGGTACTCGCCGGCATCGTCTCGCGTACGGTTTCAACGCATCCGCCCCCCTGCCACCGCTTCTGCGTCCCCTCGTGCTTCCTCGGCGACCGAGCGTCTACTGTGGACAAATGGCTCCGAACCCCCGCTCTGGACAACCTCCAGGAGCTGGAGTTCTGGTTCAAGCCATACTATCGACCGCAGCCGCTGCAGCATCCGCCACCATCGTCCATGTTCCGCTTCTCGGCCACGCTCTGTGTTGCCACCATCGGAAACTGCAACCTTCCGGACAGCACCGTCCAAGGGCTTCACTTCCCCCTGCTTAAGCAGCTCGGACTTGAACTCGTCAGCATCTCGGAGTGCTCACTGCACAGCTTGATTGCCAGTTGCCCTGCTGTGGAGTGCTTGCTGATTAGCCATGGATTCGGCTTTTGCTGCCTCAGGATCAACTCCCTTACCCTTAGAAGCTTTGCTGTCAAGAACTATCGGAAAGGCAATGACCAGTTAAAGGAACTAGTTGTCGAGAATGCGCCTTGCCTTCAAAGCTTGCTCCATCTTGATTTTGACTATGGTTTGCATATATCAGTGGTCTccgcgcctaaactggagaccctAGGCTGCCTTTCTGATGGGTTTTACATCTCCAAACCAGATGATCTCTCTAGATtcgtgtttggctccacagttatTCAG GGCTTGCGTGTCGATAGACTGACAACGGTGGTGCACGCAGTGAAGAATTTAGCTGTCAATATGAAGATTCTTAGTTTGGATACAATTATCGAGTTGATGCGATGCTTTCCATGCTTGGAGAAGATATATATTGAG TCAGAGTCAAAGAAGGAAAAAAATGTGCGCGGTCGCAAACACCGGAATCTTACCAAATGTCCTAACATCCGTCTAAAGACAATAGTATTTGAATGTTATGAGGGTATTAAGTCTGACATCGAATTTGCTTCATTCTTTGTACTGAACGCTACAGTGCTGGAGTTAATGAAACTTCAGATCAGAGCCAGGGATTATAATGAACAATTCTTGGCAGAACAACGTAGGAAGCTTCAGCTAGTAAACAAGGCTTCACGAGGTGCTCGGTTTCATTTTACAACTGATAAATGTGCCCGTGGTGTTTGGGATGTGCATCATGTCCGTGACTTGGATTTAACTGATCCATTTGTATGTTGA